The window GGGAAAATGGCAGATGCAATTGGAGAGAGTGAAATAGGAGTAAGATGAGGCGGAGGGAATGGGTGAAGGTGTGGCAGAGGCTGGTGGTTTGTGTGAGGGTGTAAGCCTTGCAGACCTGATGTGAAGGCTGCCAATGCGTGGTGCTGAAATAGAGCATGGCGAATAGATGCCATGGGACTGGGCTGCTGGACAGGGATGGGGTGAAAAGCTTGGGCAGCACTGAAGTTTGGTAAATCAGCTGGTGGCAGCACCTTTATATGCTTGCTGAGAAGTTGCTGTTGCATATGCTGCTGAGCCTGAAGCTGTAACAATCTGTATTTATCAATTTCATCTGGTGTAAAGATTATGGGCTGTTCTGTCAGTGGAGGAGAAACACATTTAGAATTTGGCTCAAGTTCAGATGTAGTATCCACTTTACAATGAGCATGGAGCTCAGAAGCAGTGAGCGATATGTCTTCCTTCGAGACAGAGTTTTCCCTTAGGTTTAGTAAATGTGCTTGCGTGTCATTGTTGGAGTCAACAGGATCAAGAGAAGAAAACCTTCCAGCAATGTCTTGAACATTTGGAGAACAGTTTAGTAAACCAGGATCTTCTTTTTTAGAGTATGGTATACTCTGCTCTGTTACTATTCTTTCCGAGGACTGATTATTGCTCCCTGGTGCTGTTTCCTTTACCTCACCAGGAAGGTGAGCATTAAAATGTGCATCACCAAAAATATGttctttctctttattataaGAAACGGCTCCTTTCTCTCTGTTGCTTTTCTGCATATTTGCTTTGTCATGGTCACCCTTCTTAATTTGTTTCTTTGCCGCAGGTAATTTTCCTATCAAAGGTAGGCCTAAAGTGTTAGTGATTAAAGGTGCGGTCCGTGAGCCAGAGCATGCAAGGGATCGATTCTTTACTTTTACACAGCTTACACTGCAATCCTTGGTTTTGTCTTGGGAAGAGTTCTCCAACTGGTCCTTTCCAAGAGCACTTTGCAGAACACACACCTTTTTTTCTGGAAGGTGCTCAGATATGAATTCACTATTACTCCCATTACATACATTTTCCCTTTTGCTGTTCAATTCAACGTTTACAAGGCCAAAGTGTGGGGGTCTCCCAAAAACCTTTGCTTCCTTCCTACTATTACTTAACGTGCATTTCAAATAATGGCCACTTTCTTTTGACAAAGAACTAGGCCATGTTTTACTTAAACTGTTGCTACAGCTTGAATGCCTTGATCGAGAACTCTGTGTTTTTCGGCTGGAACTATAATATGAAAGAATGTGATCATTGCTTTGAGTAGATGTGCTGCTGCTGACCGAACTTCTGCTTTGACTTTGCTTGAGCTTTTGTTGATGCTTCCTTCTGAAGTATCTACTCCTTGAATATCTGCAATATGCATCGCTTTCATCATAATCTGTTTCCTTGAAAAAAGATAAATCCTTCTTCCCTTTGCGTCGATAGATGCTTTTGTAATCATGGTGTCTGCTATCCATTCTTGCTATTGAGTCATGAGAATCACTGCTTGTGCTGTCCTCTCCAAAATGGCAGTTGCTGAAAGATTTGTTAGAGCTTGATGGGGTTTCATCAGTTTTGGAGTAAGAAGAATTTAATGGAGACTGAATGGAAGACCTGTTAGAAGGAGAATATGTCGATAATTGAGAAGGCTGCCCTTCACTCTCTGTATCCAATTCTGAAAAACTGCTATGCGAATTAGAGGTTACTgacaaacattttttcttgtccTCATGGAAACATGTAAAGGTGCCACTGCTATTTAAATAAGTATCCCTTGAAATAACATCTTCATGACTCTTTAGCATGTTGGTTGGAGCATCACGGGTGAAAAGCTTGCTTTTTTTAGCCACTGAACACGTAGAATTCCAGTTGTTAGCATTCTGTTCCATCATCTCATTGTCATAGCCCAGTCTCTTCCGTTTCTTAAATTCTAACTGGCTTGTGAATAATCCTTTAATTTTTGGAATATTATCCTGTTCTAAATATGCATTGACTGCATCATTGTCACTCACAATTACACTATGCTGCCAGCCACAGTGTGCTTTCttaattgatttttgtttgtatgttttataCCTTTTGTAATGTTTAGGTTTCTTTGGTTTAGAgtaatttgaatgttttaaagTTAGTTTTTCTGTGgtgttctctttcattttttcattctctGAATCTTTCCTCCTGGCATTTGCTGCAATTGGTGGAGTGTCATTAGTCTGCATGAGCTGTGTGTCATCTTGAGTACCTTGTTTTTTTCGGgaacatttaaaatcaaaatataaaggaTTGCAACTGTAAGAAATGCTTGGTTCTGTTTGGGTATACATTAAAAGTTCAGATGGCCACTTCAGCATCATTGATCCATCTTTATTAAGAACATCAAGGAATGGTCCgatgtttttatttaatccataagATGGTTCCAATATTTCTTTCACAGCAGATGTTCCATTTATATCATTTGTAAAGCTCTGTAAATCTTCCCTGTTAAACATTTGTGAATCCCATACAGTTAATGtgcttttctcattttttgcTGATCCCTGAATTTTAACTGTTTGTTTCTCATGACTAATATTCCCTTTACAGGTACCTCTGTGAATGTCACTTAACACAGAATACGAGGTGAATGCCCTGCATTCTTCAAAATCTGTGGCCGCAGCTGCATTACTattaatttctgctttttctttgcataaattatttTCCAGATTGGACAAAAATATTACAGGGCAGTTCTGCTTTTCACATCTGCTTTGGGTGGCAGGAGTCTGGGGTCTGTCGGGTTCACTTTCCTGGCTTTCCAACTTTAATTTTACCTTATTTTGGTTTTCTGGGTTTTCATCCTCTGTAAAATCAACCGTATCGTCTGGTCCAGAAATGTAGGGTAGAAAGGTTTCGATGGCTTGTTTTACTTTCTGACTCTGAGGCTCCTCGGCATCATTTGTGTCACTGAAAACCGATGCAGAGGATTCTAGTTTTAGCTGGGCCTTTTTAGAGAAACAAAAGGAGACTCCAGATCTTTGGTTATACTCTACTGTAGACTGCAGACCAATCCTTCCATCTGAAGTGTGACCACTGCCCGTGGAAACAAAAAGGACCTGCGAGTTCTTGGAGTCTGAACCAAATGTAATGTCCCCATCTCCAGCACTATAATGGTCATTGCTTCTACTTTCCTTTGTTGTAGAGACTTTTTCCTTTTGCTGCTCATTAGCAGTGGCAGTTGTGGCTCTGAACTTTGGACCGCTTCCTGAActgctgaagaaagaaaaaaaatcatcattcaTTGTATAACAAAGTACAAGAATCATTATATGTAACAGAGTCCAAATCATCTAACAGCAAACACACAGAGATAAAGATCATTGGATCTATAGATTAAAATCAGTTCTTCCACCAGGGTGTGACTGTATTAGTTACTTGAATTATATtcaaattacaaatatgaaactattccatgaagttcaaaatgatgtttaaaatgttgtttcCCAAACATTTGCTTGCTTGGAAACAGTGCAACCCTCCACAAAATTTTCAGTAGGCAGGCAAAATTGGGGGCCAAGGAAAAAAACGGTAGCATAGCTGAATTAATTGTATGCAACTGTCttgttgtacaatggctgatgaCAGGAATGGTTGGCAGTAAGTAGCTGCTCAGtgccaatttaaataaaatatcaggCCCAACTGAACAGGTTAGATAGATTGTTGAAATGATATTCTTCATCATTTACAGTGCTAAATTCTTGGATGTTGTAACTTGCATTCAAATGAGTATTTCAATAAgttataaatttaaataagagtgcgaaataaaaatattgagatcttaatctaattaaaaaataaaccaaatttaatttcatttatactTAGCTTATATCTAACCAAAGACCATGTGTGATACATTTTTCTCATTAGCACAATATTCCATTGGTTTAGTTCTCATTTACCTCCTGTTTGTGTATTAAGGCATACTTATAATTAACAAATTTGTTTACAGTTCAATATACGTTTATTCTCCTGTTATTGTGGTTTTTGGTAAACATATCCAaaaatccttaataataataatcattttttacatttacatagcactttcACTATCTTTGCCCTACTTGACTCAGTAATTAACATCCCCAAATACCTTATTCTTAAATCACTCATTGTATATTGTAAAACCAACTGTATAAACTTTGAAACTGAATCTAAATTTGCAAGATGCAATTTGAAAGGTAAAGCAAATACAATCCTACAAAGTTTAAACAACCATGAAGAACTTCCTTATCAGACTCAAGGAGAAGTCAGATTGAGTAAACTTGTGTTTTAAAGCCAATGCTCTTTTTCCACTCATGTATTGTCTGCCCAGTCTcttgattttgtttgtttctgcGTCACTCTCCTAACCCTTGTGGCTTTAGCTATATCTGcagttttagcaaaaaaaaagtcaggatatcaactgattttcatttttgtgtagtTGTTTTTAATATGTATCTGTATAAATGATCATGTGAAACCTCATTTATGCCAAAGCTCAATACAAATACACAGCTTTTAACTTCATCATCATTTTAagtctttttaaacttttgaacGAATATTAATTTTGTTGGTATCAGTTTTAAACATTACTGATGTTTAACATCTACTGGatacaaactaaattaaaaaaaaaaagctatgccCGGGTATTAGAGTCAGAAAACAAGCGAAAGTGGAGCTttaaaaggcaggaaaaaactaGGTAGCTCAGTTACGTCAACAACAAAacttaacaaaagtaaaatacatattttcaaaaGGAATACTCGCTTGCAAAAGTTGAACTGCCACAAGAGTCCAGCACACATGGAACTCATCTTTTAAATGTCCCAGTGTAAAGTGAAAGTAAGGGAAGACAAAAAAACTAACTGCATGCTCCTATAAAAGTCCTTATAtaacatgcatttttaatttcaaatttagcAGAAGAAAAACTAATTGATTACATTTAGCTGTTGGGAGGCCAGCCCGCTTGGAAAAAAAGCTGTTTGGAGTAATAAAATTACACTGACCACTGACCAGCTATGACTACTTAGCTTAATAGCACTGATACTGCTCCTTTAGTTCAGGTCACACCAGGCAGCTTTATTTTCTCGGAAAAATCAAgaaacacatattatatatatcagacaaaaaataagtaattttcacatagtttttggtgtcatttctgacattaaacataaaaaataatattgtattcCTAATTGCAGACCATCTGAGCTATATTAATTAATCGGGAATTATTTTAGTAACTTTTTACATGACCTAGCTGTAAACGtggcatttattttaataactagcaaaatacccgcgcttcgcagcggagaagtagtgtgttaaagaagcaatgaaaaagaaaaggaaacattttgaaaatagtgtaacatgattgtcaatgtaattgttttgtcactgttgtgagtgatgagtgttgttgtcatatatatatatatatttacacacacatacataaacatatatatatatatatatacatatctatacatatacacatatatatatactgtacatatatatatatctacatatatacacatacatatacacacacacataaatacatacacacatacatacatacacacacaaatacatatatatatatacatacacacacacatatataaacatatatatacatatacatacatatctacatatatacacacacagctattttatcagtgcaatacgctgcttgttaaaacggataactccgctcttacgtgcaagtctgcgtggatattatgaactatcgatttgttcaagttctatttaaattttaaatagaaggaatttttatttagtcgacagaaatatctttggtaggaatggtaaaacagacaggaatattattctgaataaatcaactcaaaccttaaacaacttataatattttgctctccataagaatatatcctgtctaaattatacaagttagaaataaagtaaacgttaaaagaacaaacattcaaatttctttactcttatgtaattttatataaaaataaacttagattttaaatatcccaaaagattttgctctccataaaaatatatcctgtcaaaattatacaaattcaaatatgaacatgctgcataacaaaacctagaaatataaataaaatgtgttcctttcagcaataacaaatcaaatcattcagttgtctttgctcatatgtcattttagagctggacgcctggcatcttttttggccacaggttcgtttctgtttggtgtgaggttctgtgttgtggagattctcaggatggattgcaggtgctcatcagtgaggcgactcctgtgtgctgttttgttagtctttatcactgagaagagcttctcacacagatatgtgctaccaaacatgcacaaggttcgagccgcatgtagacggactttttttgttcttcaaagtcaccaaagcgccgtgcaaactcagtgcgccagtttatcagcaaagtgcgatttgggaacaccgtagtgacgacttggtttaacattacttggcaacagggaaagtggggcaagtgcactggtgcatttgtgtctcccataaaagcagcttcacttgaaatcactttgtgattgtgcacgggttaaaacgtccgctgaagtgtcagattcttatttaattatgctgctttctgtatcttctgcattgcattcaggttaacctgatgttttgtctcatagtgccgtcttagattaaattctgtaattacagccacattagctccacaaatgagacacacgggttcagtaaacatatactcagcctcccatcggttttaaaggctctattttcagaatcaacttttctcttcagcatcgtgtgagctagcttcgcaataacttgattaactcggtaagtgttggcaaggcagctgaagcgctgcattatgggatctgtagtttattgtgttaccagcgcttcatatacccggctttaataacaataatacagtatataaaatgatctcggggcggatataattacgccgggtcggatgtggcccgcccttgagtttgacacatatggactaaatagaacttgaaaagatatatttttcaaatgtgatcgcgcaattcagatagagttgacgcgcactacagcctgcatgcctcaataagtcatcctcccctcgctcatactttttaccgctcatctaatgaatacactgagtatggctttaccaaaacaatcattgatggcaaataaagtatccattattcgagtatgtagatcgggttatatatatatacatatatatatatatacccgcgtatcgcagcggagaagtagtgtgttaaaaagctatgaaaaagaaa is drawn from Polypterus senegalus isolate Bchr_013 chromosome 15, ASM1683550v1, whole genome shotgun sequence and contains these coding sequences:
- the LOC120515681 gene encoding zinc finger protein 804B isoform X1; the protein is MACYYLVISSTHLSNGHFRSIKGVFRGPLCKTDGGDSPDYAEKEKAIAKALEDLKANFYCELCDKQYHKHQEFDNHINSYDHAHKQRLKELKQREFARNVASKSWKDEKKQEKALKRLHQLAELRKQTECSSGSGPKFRATTATANEQQKEKVSTTKESRSNDHYSAGDGDITFGSDSKNSQVLFVSTGSGHTSDGRIGLQSTVEYNQRSGVSFCFSKKAQLKLESSASVFSDTNDAEEPQSQKVKQAIETFLPYISGPDDTVDFTEDENPENQNKVKLKLESQESEPDRPQTPATQSRCEKQNCPVIFLSNLENNLCKEKAEINSNAAAATDFEECRAFTSYSVLSDIHRGTCKGNISHEKQTVKIQGSAKNEKSTLTVWDSQMFNREDLQSFTNDINGTSAVKEILEPSYGLNKNIGPFLDVLNKDGSMMLKWPSELLMYTQTEPSISYSCNPLYFDFKCSRKKQGTQDDTQLMQTNDTPPIAANARRKDSENEKMKENTTEKLTLKHSNYSKPKKPKHYKRYKTYKQKSIKKAHCGWQHSVIVSDNDAVNAYLEQDNIPKIKGLFTSQLEFKKRKRLGYDNEMMEQNANNWNSTCSVAKKSKLFTRDAPTNMLKSHEDVISRDTYLNSSGTFTCFHEDKKKCLSVTSNSHSSFSELDTESEGQPSQLSTYSPSNRSSIQSPLNSSYSKTDETPSSSNKSFSNCHFGEDSTSSDSHDSIARMDSRHHDYKSIYRRKGKKDLSFFKETDYDESDAYCRYSRSRYFRRKHQQKLKQSQSRSSVSSSTSTQSNDHILSYYSSSRKTQSSRSRHSSCSNSLSKTWPSSLSKESGHYLKCTLSNSRKEAKVFGRPPHFGLVNVELNSKRENVCNGSNSEFISEHLPEKKVCVLQSALGKDQLENSSQDKTKDCSVSCVKVKNRSLACSGSRTAPLITNTLGLPLIGKLPAAKKQIKKGDHDKANMQKSNREKGAVSYNKEKEHIFGDAHFNAHLPGEVKETAPGSNNQSSERIVTEQSIPYSKKEDPGLLNCSPNVQDIAGRFSSLDPVDSNNDTQAHLLNLRENSVSKEDISLTASELHAHCKVDTTSELEPNSKCVSPPLTEQPIIFTPDEIDKYRLLQLQAQQHMQQQLLSKHIKVLPPADLPNFSAAQAFHPIPVQQPSPMASIRHALFQHHALAAFTSGLQGLHPHTNHQPLPHLHPFPPPHLTPISLSPIASAIFPAHPAALLTGHPLHIIPASSLRPAHLALHSLPHSALLPALLAPSPAMAAVAASALQLHPFLHPVFPGQDLPPHSCPNT
- the LOC120515681 gene encoding zinc finger protein 804B isoform X2 translates to MACYYLVISSTHLSNGHFRSIKGVFRGPLCKTDGGDSPDYAEKEKAIAKALEDLKANFYCELCDKQYHKHQEFDNHINSYDHAHKQRLKELKQREFARNVASKSWKDEKKQEKALKRLHQLAELRKQTECSGSGPKFRATTATANEQQKEKVSTTKESRSNDHYSAGDGDITFGSDSKNSQVLFVSTGSGHTSDGRIGLQSTVEYNQRSGVSFCFSKKAQLKLESSASVFSDTNDAEEPQSQKVKQAIETFLPYISGPDDTVDFTEDENPENQNKVKLKLESQESEPDRPQTPATQSRCEKQNCPVIFLSNLENNLCKEKAEINSNAAAATDFEECRAFTSYSVLSDIHRGTCKGNISHEKQTVKIQGSAKNEKSTLTVWDSQMFNREDLQSFTNDINGTSAVKEILEPSYGLNKNIGPFLDVLNKDGSMMLKWPSELLMYTQTEPSISYSCNPLYFDFKCSRKKQGTQDDTQLMQTNDTPPIAANARRKDSENEKMKENTTEKLTLKHSNYSKPKKPKHYKRYKTYKQKSIKKAHCGWQHSVIVSDNDAVNAYLEQDNIPKIKGLFTSQLEFKKRKRLGYDNEMMEQNANNWNSTCSVAKKSKLFTRDAPTNMLKSHEDVISRDTYLNSSGTFTCFHEDKKKCLSVTSNSHSSFSELDTESEGQPSQLSTYSPSNRSSIQSPLNSSYSKTDETPSSSNKSFSNCHFGEDSTSSDSHDSIARMDSRHHDYKSIYRRKGKKDLSFFKETDYDESDAYCRYSRSRYFRRKHQQKLKQSQSRSSVSSSTSTQSNDHILSYYSSSRKTQSSRSRHSSCSNSLSKTWPSSLSKESGHYLKCTLSNSRKEAKVFGRPPHFGLVNVELNSKRENVCNGSNSEFISEHLPEKKVCVLQSALGKDQLENSSQDKTKDCSVSCVKVKNRSLACSGSRTAPLITNTLGLPLIGKLPAAKKQIKKGDHDKANMQKSNREKGAVSYNKEKEHIFGDAHFNAHLPGEVKETAPGSNNQSSERIVTEQSIPYSKKEDPGLLNCSPNVQDIAGRFSSLDPVDSNNDTQAHLLNLRENSVSKEDISLTASELHAHCKVDTTSELEPNSKCVSPPLTEQPIIFTPDEIDKYRLLQLQAQQHMQQQLLSKHIKVLPPADLPNFSAAQAFHPIPVQQPSPMASIRHALFQHHALAAFTSGLQGLHPHTNHQPLPHLHPFPPPHLTPISLSPIASAIFPAHPAALLTGHPLHIIPASSLRPAHLALHSLPHSALLPALLAPSPAMAAVAASALQLHPFLHPVFPGQDLPPHSCPNT